The proteins below are encoded in one region of Alistipes communis:
- a CDS encoding OmpH/Skp family outer membrane protein produces MKKILYVAAAAMFLIAGCKGNGATQPAENAPAQAVGSSDIAFVQVEAVLAQSDLFQSEGAALQEKTKKAQEGWAKKERDLQSKAAQLQEKYQKGLITTANAQSEQEKIQRQIANYQSVAQKEAQTLDEENYVFTNRAQDLIHRAVQELNADKKYKLILNATSLVDADSLLDITPLVLAKVNELYAADKKADKE; encoded by the coding sequence ATGAAGAAAATTTTGTATGTCGCAGCCGCTGCAATGTTTCTGATTGCGGGTTGCAAGGGCAATGGTGCGACGCAGCCGGCGGAGAACGCTCCGGCGCAGGCCGTAGGCAGCAGCGACATTGCTTTCGTACAGGTGGAGGCCGTGTTGGCGCAGAGCGATCTGTTCCAGAGCGAAGGCGCCGCGCTTCAAGAGAAGACCAAGAAAGCGCAGGAGGGCTGGGCCAAGAAGGAGCGCGATCTGCAATCGAAGGCTGCACAGTTGCAGGAGAAGTATCAGAAAGGATTGATTACTACGGCCAACGCGCAATCCGAACAGGAGAAGATCCAGCGGCAGATCGCCAACTATCAGTCCGTTGCCCAGAAGGAGGCGCAGACGCTCGACGAGGAGAACTACGTCTTCACGAACCGGGCGCAGGATCTGATCCACCGCGCCGTGCAGGAGCTCAACGCCGACAAGAAGTACAAGCTCATCCTCAACGCCACGTCGCTCGTCGACGCCGACTCGCTGCTCGACATCACGCCGCTGGTGCTGGCCAAGGTCAACGAGTTGTACGCTGCCGACAAGAAGGCCGATAAGGAGTAG
- the cdaA gene encoding diadenylate cyclase CdaA produces MGFVPFTFIDLIDILFVAYIMYWIYRTTKGTNAPYIISGIIVVYLLWVIVKTLNMELLSTILGHIISVGAIALIVVFQPEIRRFLQKIGMSQKRFNFISRIFNHGSKIAETNLQPLVVACREMSDTKTGALVVIGQQSDLSLITEGGICLDAKISSQLIHNIFFKNSPLHDGAVVIEGDRIVAARCILPVTQSDVPKSFGTRHRAAIGMSEISDAIILVVSEETGAISIANNGRINLNIPSDRLGAVLQKYLISKK; encoded by the coding sequence ATGGGATTCGTACCGTTTACATTCATCGATCTGATCGACATTCTGTTCGTGGCGTATATCATGTATTGGATATACCGTACCACCAAGGGAACGAACGCCCCCTACATCATTTCGGGCATCATCGTCGTTTATCTGTTGTGGGTGATCGTCAAGACGCTCAACATGGAACTGCTGTCGACGATCCTGGGGCACATCATCAGCGTCGGCGCCATCGCGCTGATCGTGGTTTTCCAGCCCGAAATACGCCGGTTCCTGCAAAAGATCGGCATGAGCCAGAAGCGGTTCAATTTCATTTCGCGCATTTTCAACCACGGCTCGAAGATAGCCGAAACCAATTTGCAGCCGCTGGTGGTGGCCTGCCGCGAAATGTCCGATACGAAGACCGGCGCACTGGTCGTCATCGGGCAGCAGAGCGATCTGTCGCTCATCACCGAGGGCGGCATCTGCCTCGACGCCAAGATTTCGTCGCAGCTGATCCACAATATCTTCTTCAAGAATTCGCCGTTGCACGACGGCGCCGTGGTCATCGAGGGCGACCGCATCGTGGCGGCCCGCTGCATCCTGCCCGTGACGCAGAGCGACGTCCCGAAGTCGTTCGGTACGCGCCACCGCGCCGCGATCGGCATGAGCGAGATTTCGGACGCGATCATTCTGGTGGTCTCGGAGGAGACCGGAGCGATCTCGATCGCCAACAACGGCCGCATCAACCTGAACATCCCCTCCGACCGGCTGGGTGCTGTCTTGCAGAAATACCTGATCTCCAAAAAGTGA